A region of Caballeronia insecticola DNA encodes the following proteins:
- a CDS encoding MarR family winged helix-turn-helix transcriptional regulator, giving the protein MHARVQTQKTKTGPEEKFDLVSQCALFDVNRLSRLLTGLYNAKMKDVPLSISQYTLVVNIEALAPARVTEVAKAMLMDRTSITRLTEPLITRGLLKIEQSEEDRRVKHLTVTTKGRNALRASEQAWQDAQLDFYEAVGPEQWKLLRKTLRDTVHMFRAHARIEDVSEPE; this is encoded by the coding sequence ATGCACGCACGTGTTCAAACTCAGAAAACGAAGACCGGTCCGGAGGAGAAGTTCGATCTGGTTTCGCAATGCGCGCTCTTCGACGTGAACCGGCTGTCGAGGCTGCTGACCGGCCTCTATAACGCGAAGATGAAGGACGTTCCGCTGTCCATCTCGCAGTACACGCTGGTCGTCAATATCGAGGCCCTCGCGCCGGCGCGCGTCACCGAAGTGGCGAAGGCCATGCTTATGGACCGCACGAGCATCACGCGCCTGACCGAACCGCTGATCACACGCGGCCTGCTCAAGATCGAACAGAGCGAAGAAGACCGCCGGGTGAAACACCTGACGGTGACCACCAAGGGCCGCAACGCGCTGCGTGCCAGCGAACAGGCATGGCAGGACGCACAACTCGATTTTTATGAGGCCGTCGGGCCGGAGCAATGGAAGCTGCTGCGCAAGACATTGCGCGACACCGTTCATATGTTCCGGGCGCACGCGCGCATCGAAGACGTTTCAGAGCCGGAATGA
- a CDS encoding 2-hydroxychromene-2-carboxylate isomerase, translating into MSGSIDFYFDYGSPSSYLAYKQMPGLIHRTGARVNYRPILLGGVFQQTANQSPMDIPAKREWMVNDLSFFARRYNVPFELNPFFPINTLVLMRGAIFAEREGFLDRYSDAVFDAMWGRPRNMADPGVIGDVLQAADLDVTRIVAATQDAQIKDKLKADTQEAIERGVFGAPTIFLGTQLFFGQDRVPYVEELLAKA; encoded by the coding sequence ATGTCCGGCAGCATCGACTTTTATTTCGATTACGGCAGTCCGAGCAGTTATCTCGCCTACAAGCAGATGCCCGGCCTGATTCATCGCACGGGCGCGCGCGTCAACTATCGACCGATTCTTCTTGGCGGCGTCTTTCAGCAGACGGCAAATCAGTCGCCCATGGACATTCCGGCGAAGCGTGAGTGGATGGTCAACGATCTGAGCTTCTTCGCGCGACGCTACAACGTGCCCTTCGAGCTCAATCCGTTTTTCCCGATCAACACACTCGTGCTGATGCGCGGCGCAATTTTCGCTGAACGCGAAGGCTTTCTCGACCGCTATTCCGATGCAGTCTTCGACGCGATGTGGGGCCGCCCGCGCAACATGGCCGATCCGGGCGTGATCGGTGACGTGCTGCAAGCAGCGGATCTGGATGTGACACGCATCGTCGCGGCGACGCAGGACGCGCAGATCAAGGACAAGCTGAAAGCGGACACACAGGAGGCGATCGAGCGCGGCGTGTTCGGCGCCCCGACCATCTTCCTGGGCACGCAATTGTTCTTCGGCCAGGACCGCGTTCCCTATGTCGAGGAGCTGCTCGCGAAAGCGTGA
- a CDS encoding acetyl-CoA C-acyltransferase family protein, which yields MTALQEVFVVSAVRTAIGTYGGSLKDTPLNELATLVVKEALARAAVPADRVGHVVIGNVIPTEPRDAYLSRVAALSAGLPVSTPAFNVNRLCGSGVQAIVSAAQSVALGNCDIAVAGGAESMSRGPYLMQAARWGARMGDTQLLDYMVGVLHDPVHKIHMGVTAENVADQFDVSRLDMDTLAAESHRRAAAATESGYFRSQIVPVPIVRSRQASTFDIDEHVKGDTSVETLAKMKPAFRKDGSVTAGNSSGINDGAAALVLASASAVKAHGLKPLARLVSYGHAGVEPTIMGIGSVPAARQALQRAGLSSADVATVEANEAFAAQACAVTRQLELDPAIVNPNGSGISLGHPIGATGAIISTKAIHELHRIGGKYALVTMCIGGGQGIAAVFERV from the coding sequence ATGACAGCTTTGCAGGAAGTCTTTGTGGTCAGTGCGGTGCGTACCGCTATCGGCACCTATGGCGGCAGCCTGAAGGACACGCCGCTCAACGAACTCGCGACGCTCGTCGTCAAGGAGGCGCTTGCGCGGGCCGCCGTGCCCGCGGATCGCGTGGGTCATGTGGTGATCGGCAACGTCATTCCGACCGAGCCGCGCGACGCGTATCTGAGCCGTGTCGCCGCACTCTCGGCCGGCTTGCCGGTATCGACACCCGCGTTCAACGTCAATCGCTTGTGCGGCTCAGGGGTGCAGGCGATCGTGTCGGCCGCGCAGTCGGTTGCGCTCGGCAATTGCGACATCGCCGTGGCAGGCGGCGCGGAATCAATGTCGCGCGGGCCGTATCTGATGCAGGCGGCACGCTGGGGCGCACGCATGGGCGACACGCAGTTGCTCGACTACATGGTGGGGGTTCTGCACGATCCGGTGCACAAGATCCACATGGGCGTCACCGCCGAAAACGTCGCCGATCAGTTCGATGTGTCGCGCCTCGACATGGATACGCTCGCAGCGGAAAGTCATCGCCGCGCGGCGGCTGCCACGGAGAGCGGCTATTTTCGCAGCCAGATCGTTCCGGTGCCGATCGTCAGGTCGCGGCAGGCGTCGACATTCGACATCGACGAACACGTGAAGGGCGATACGAGCGTGGAGACGCTCGCAAAAATGAAGCCGGCGTTTCGCAAGGACGGCAGCGTGACGGCGGGCAACTCGTCGGGCATCAACGACGGCGCGGCCGCGCTCGTGCTGGCCTCGGCCAGTGCAGTGAAGGCACATGGGCTGAAGCCGCTCGCGCGACTCGTCAGCTATGGCCATGCGGGTGTCGAGCCGACCATCATGGGCATCGGCTCGGTGCCGGCCGCGCGCCAGGCATTGCAGCGTGCGGGCCTGTCGAGCGCCGATGTTGCGACGGTCGAAGCCAACGAGGCGTTTGCCGCGCAGGCCTGTGCCGTCACACGGCAACTGGAACTCGATCCGGCTATCGTGAACCCGAACGGGTCCGGCATCTCGCTTGGCCATCCGATCGGCGCGACCGGCGCGATCATCTCGACCAAAGCGATTCACGAGCTGCATAGGATCGGCGGAAAATACGCGCTCGTGACGATGTGCATCGGTGGCGGGCAAGGCATTGCCGCGGTCTTCGAACGCGTTTGA
- a CDS encoding ketopantoate reductase family protein: protein MKILILGAGAIGGYYGARLIEAGADVTFLVRPKRAEILHATGLNVKSELGNFSGKVRTVTHDELDSIYDVILLACKTYDLDAAIDQLAPACGPHTIVLPLLNGMRAYERLDERLGRRHIAGGVAYIATMLDCNGEIIHFGSGDTLTIGARDDAQAEIIGALHRLMATTPGVRQQSPYVVQALWNKWVMISAGALMTCLMRGTVRDILATDNGFALMERAMRECMQVARLSGYPLPEHAIDAMRERLLDRSSAWAASMMRDIDQGQKRLEAEDIVGDMLRRGERHGLDMSLARSAHCHLQVYEGQRAAS from the coding sequence ATGAAGATACTGATTCTCGGCGCCGGTGCAATCGGCGGTTACTACGGGGCGCGCTTGATCGAAGCAGGCGCAGACGTGACGTTCCTCGTCAGGCCGAAGCGCGCTGAGATCTTGCACGCGACAGGGCTTAACGTAAAAAGCGAACTGGGCAATTTCAGCGGGAAGGTGAGAACGGTCACGCATGACGAACTCGATTCCATCTATGACGTCATCCTGCTCGCGTGCAAGACCTACGATCTCGACGCCGCCATCGATCAACTCGCACCGGCTTGCGGCCCGCATACGATCGTTCTGCCTTTGCTCAATGGCATGCGCGCGTATGAACGTCTGGACGAACGATTGGGTCGGCGTCACATCGCGGGCGGCGTCGCGTATATCGCAACGATGCTCGATTGCAACGGCGAGATCATTCACTTCGGTTCGGGCGACACGTTGACCATCGGCGCGCGCGACGATGCGCAAGCCGAGATCATCGGCGCGCTGCATAGGCTGATGGCGACCACGCCGGGCGTCCGTCAACAATCGCCTTATGTCGTACAGGCACTCTGGAACAAATGGGTGATGATTTCGGCGGGCGCCCTCATGACTTGCCTGATGCGCGGCACGGTGCGCGATATTCTCGCGACAGACAACGGCTTTGCGTTGATGGAACGCGCTATGCGCGAGTGCATGCAAGTGGCGCGGCTGTCCGGTTATCCGTTGCCCGAGCACGCAATCGATGCGATGCGCGAACGCTTGCTCGATCGATCGTCCGCTTGGGCAGCCTCGATGATGCGCGATATCGATCAGGGACAGAAACGTCTTGAAGCAGAAGATATTGTGGGTGACATGTTGCGTCGCGGAGAGCGGCATGGCCTCGATATGTCGCTCGCGCGCAGTGCACATTGCCATCTTCAGGTGTACGAGGGACAACGTGCCGCTTCATGA
- a CDS encoding SDR family oxidoreductase: MGAGDSLGAALARRFASEGMTVCIARRNAEQLQPLVDEIREAGGTVHAFGCDARKEEQVVALFGQIEKEIGPLAIVVFNIGANIQFNVRETTAQKYYKVWEMACFAGFLTGREAARYMAPRGQGTIFFTGATASIRGAEGFCAFAGAKHGLRSLAQSMAREFGKQGLHIVHPVIDGPIDTPFVRERFPELVAERPADGLLAPDDIADTYWFLHTQKRSAWTFELDIRPFLEVVTNF, encoded by the coding sequence ATGGGCGCGGGCGACAGCCTCGGCGCCGCTCTCGCGCGGCGCTTCGCCAGCGAAGGCATGACCGTATGCATCGCCCGACGCAACGCCGAGCAACTGCAACCACTCGTCGACGAGATTCGCGAAGCGGGCGGCACCGTCCATGCCTTCGGCTGCGATGCGCGCAAGGAGGAACAAGTCGTTGCGCTGTTCGGGCAAATCGAAAAGGAGATCGGTCCGCTTGCCATCGTCGTGTTCAACATCGGCGCGAACATTCAATTCAACGTGCGCGAAACCACGGCACAGAAGTACTACAAGGTCTGGGAAATGGCCTGCTTCGCGGGCTTCCTGACCGGTCGGGAAGCGGCACGCTACATGGCTCCGCGCGGTCAGGGCACGATCTTCTTCACCGGCGCGACGGCCAGCATTCGTGGCGCGGAAGGATTCTGTGCCTTCGCCGGTGCCAAGCATGGCCTGCGTTCGCTGGCTCAGTCGATGGCGCGCGAATTCGGCAAGCAGGGTTTGCACATCGTGCACCCGGTGATCGACGGTCCTATCGACACGCCTTTCGTGCGTGAACGCTTTCCCGAACTCGTCGCCGAACGTCCCGCCGATGGCCTGCTCGCGCCCGACGATATCGCCGATACCTACTGGTTTCTGCACACCCAAAAGCGCAGCGCATGGACCTTCGAGTTGGATATCCGTCCTTTTCTTGAAGTGGTCACTAACTTCTAA
- a CDS encoding SDR family NAD(P)-dependent oxidoreductase has translation MNRTSKKVAVIAGVGEGLGQAIARRFAPDYHVVMFARDLEKLQGYAAQLREAGGEATGMKVDLRVEREIVEALATIEQEIGPIEVAVYNAGAQHRKPLLEISGDAFEKVWRLGAFGAFVFGREAVRHMEPRGKGTILFTGATSSLRGGANFGAFAAAKFATRAVIQSIAREFGPKGIHAATVIIDGAVNMPAIHRLFPDLAKSMPPDGMLSTDEVAETYYQIHRQHRSAWTLEADLRPYSEKF, from the coding sequence ATGAACAGGACATCGAAGAAGGTGGCGGTCATAGCAGGGGTCGGAGAGGGACTGGGACAGGCGATCGCACGGCGTTTCGCGCCGGACTATCACGTCGTCATGTTTGCCCGCGATCTGGAGAAGTTGCAGGGCTACGCCGCGCAGTTGCGCGAGGCGGGAGGCGAAGCCACCGGCATGAAGGTGGACTTGCGCGTGGAGCGGGAAATCGTCGAGGCGCTCGCGACGATCGAGCAGGAGATCGGGCCGATCGAGGTGGCGGTGTATAACGCGGGCGCGCAGCATCGCAAGCCGTTGCTGGAGATCAGCGGCGACGCCTTCGAGAAAGTCTGGCGGCTGGGGGCATTCGGCGCGTTCGTGTTCGGACGCGAGGCGGTGCGGCACATGGAGCCGCGCGGCAAGGGCACGATTCTTTTCACGGGCGCGACATCATCGCTGCGCGGCGGGGCGAACTTCGGTGCGTTCGCGGCGGCGAAATTCGCGACCCGCGCGGTGATTCAGAGCATTGCGCGCGAGTTCGGACCGAAGGGCATTCACGCGGCGACCGTGATCATCGATGGCGCGGTGAACATGCCGGCGATCCATCGGCTGTTTCCGGATCTGGCCAAAAGCATGCCGCCCGACGGCATGTTGTCGACCGATGAAGTGGCTGAAACGTATTACCAGATTCATCGGCAGCATCGCAGCGCGTGGACGCTCGAAGCGGATCTGCGGCCTTATAGCGAGAAGTTCTGA
- a CDS encoding FAD-binding monooxygenase → MQFHLNGFRVGDPTIEPAADGAPQVDMPETVDVLIVGSGPAGLVLAAQLSQFPSINTRIVERRSGPLLMGQADGVACRTVEMFNAFGLSDRLLREAYWVNETVFWRPDANDRGAIKRTGRVQDTETGMSEFPHVIVNQARVQDYLLDVMRRSAQRLEPDYDLEVVNVQRDDAHAYPVSVTLRRTDAARLGEEVAVRARYVVGCDGARSCVRTAIGQKLHGDAANHAWGVMDALAVTDFPDIRLKTAIQSGSKGNLLIIPREGGYLVRFYVDLGEVAPDTRDAIKHTKVDHIIQTAQQILHPYTLDVKEVAWFSVYEVGQRLADRFDDAIAADGSSREPRVFIAGDACHTHSAKAGQGMNVSMQDGFNLGWKLGAVLRGHSGIDLLRTYSDERQPVAQELIEFDKEWSSMMAAPPKDPSRPEAGGVDPAELQAYFVRAGRYTAGVATHYRPGALTGDATHQALARGFTIGTRFHSSPVVRLADAKPMELGHVARADGRWRLYAFADASRNALDALCEHVSSSPDSILRFVATEHADADSVFDVRAVLQQPHRDVRLEDLHPLLLPRKGRHGLIDYEKAFTSDAVTDIFDARGIDRKQGALVVVRPDQYVAHVLPLNAYADLHAFLRPIFRTTR, encoded by the coding sequence ATGCAATTTCATCTCAACGGATTCCGCGTCGGAGACCCGACGATCGAGCCCGCCGCCGATGGCGCGCCGCAAGTCGATATGCCCGAGACGGTCGATGTGCTTATCGTCGGCAGCGGCCCGGCCGGGCTCGTGCTTGCCGCTCAGTTGTCGCAGTTTCCGTCGATCAATACGCGTATTGTCGAGCGGCGTTCGGGACCGTTGTTGATGGGACAGGCGGATGGCGTCGCGTGCCGGACCGTCGAGATGTTCAATGCATTCGGCCTGAGTGATCGTCTTCTGCGCGAAGCCTACTGGGTCAACGAGACCGTGTTCTGGCGCCCGGATGCGAACGATCGCGGCGCAATCAAACGCACCGGACGTGTTCAGGATACCGAAACAGGCATGTCGGAGTTTCCGCATGTCATCGTCAATCAGGCGCGCGTGCAGGACTATCTTCTCGATGTCATGCGCCGTTCCGCGCAACGGCTCGAGCCTGATTACGATCTCGAGGTCGTGAATGTTCAACGCGACGATGCGCACGCATACCCGGTCTCCGTCACGCTGCGTCGCACGGATGCGGCGCGGCTCGGTGAAGAGGTCGCCGTGCGTGCGCGCTATGTCGTGGGTTGCGATGGTGCGCGCAGTTGCGTGCGAACGGCCATCGGTCAGAAGCTTCATGGCGATGCAGCCAATCATGCATGGGGCGTGATGGACGCGCTCGCAGTCACCGACTTTCCGGACATCCGCCTCAAGACGGCCATTCAGTCCGGCAGCAAGGGCAATCTGCTCATCATTCCGCGCGAAGGCGGCTATCTCGTGCGCTTTTATGTCGATCTCGGTGAAGTGGCGCCCGACACGCGCGATGCCATCAAGCACACCAAGGTCGATCACATCATTCAGACCGCGCAGCAAATCCTGCATCCCTATACGCTCGACGTGAAAGAGGTCGCATGGTTCTCGGTGTATGAAGTGGGGCAGCGTCTGGCCGATCGCTTCGACGACGCCATTGCCGCGGACGGTTCATCGCGCGAGCCGCGCGTGTTCATCGCGGGCGATGCATGTCATACGCATAGCGCGAAAGCCGGTCAGGGCATGAACGTATCCATGCAGGACGGTTTCAATCTCGGCTGGAAACTCGGTGCGGTGCTTCGGGGACACAGCGGTATCGACCTGTTGCGCACGTATTCCGATGAACGTCAGCCGGTCGCGCAAGAGTTGATCGAGTTCGACAAGGAATGGTCCAGCATGATGGCCGCGCCGCCGAAAGATCCCAGCCGGCCCGAAGCCGGTGGCGTGGATCCCGCGGAATTGCAGGCCTATTTCGTTCGCGCGGGCCGCTATACGGCGGGCGTCGCGACGCATTACCGTCCGGGCGCGCTGACGGGCGACGCGACACATCAGGCGCTCGCGCGCGGCTTCACCATCGGCACGCGCTTTCATTCGTCGCCCGTCGTTCGTCTCGCCGATGCGAAGCCGATGGAACTCGGCCACGTCGCACGCGCAGATGGCCGCTGGCGCCTGTACGCCTTCGCCGACGCGAGCCGCAACGCGCTCGATGCGCTGTGCGAGCATGTGTCCTCGTCGCCGGATTCGATCCTGCGCTTCGTCGCGACCGAGCATGCGGATGCGGACAGCGTCTTCGATGTGCGTGCCGTGCTGCAACAGCCTCATCGCGACGTGCGGCTGGAAGACCTGCACCCGCTGTTGCTGCCGCGCAAGGGGCGTCACGGTCTCATCGACTACGAGAAGGCATTTACGAGTGACGCGGTGACTGATATCTTCGATGCGCGCGGCATCGATCGCAAGCAGGGCGCGCTCGTCGTGGTGCGCCCGGATCAGTATGTCGCGCATGTATTGCCGCTGAATGCCTACGCTGATCTGCATGCTTTCTTGCGGCCCATTTTCCGAACCACACGCTGA
- a CDS encoding sugar porter family MFS transporter, whose translation MMSTDGTFGAKTSSRRDRSEQTNLETSHMSTLDDSTVLTQSRSKRYGLFVCLMAALAGLLFGLDIGVISGALPFIAKHFVLNDRSQEWIVSSMMVGAAIGALGAGWLSYRLGRRYALAIAAVLFIVGSLWSGFAVNPAHLIAARLVLGLAVGMASFTAPLYLSEVAPRQVRGAMISTYQLMITVGILAAFLSNIGLSYIADWRWMLGVIAIPAAFFLMGVLALPDSPRWLLQRNRGDEARAVLQRLYGNPADVQAELEQVNEDNTRPQRGWSLLRSNLNFRRSVMLGIVLQVFQQLTGINVVMYYAPRIFELAGFATHEQQLWATVIVGLVNVVATFGAIAFVDRWGRKPILYAGCAVMAFGMCSLGILLHAGVAGLVAQSLAVAALLLFIAGFAMSAGPLVWILCSEIQPQQGRDFGIAVSTLVNWVANMVVAATFLSLLSTVGEANTFVLYAILNVIFGIVVFFYVPETRGVSLEKLGNDLMAGKRLRDLGKAS comes from the coding sequence ATGATGAGCACCGATGGGACGTTTGGAGCGAAGACATCCAGCCGCCGCGACCGGTCCGAACAAACAAATCTGGAGACATCTCACATGAGCACGCTCGACGACAGCACTGTCCTCACCCAATCACGATCCAAACGCTACGGTCTATTCGTCTGCCTCATGGCGGCGCTGGCCGGTTTGCTGTTCGGACTCGACATCGGCGTGATCTCGGGTGCGCTGCCCTTCATCGCGAAACACTTCGTGCTGAACGACCGCTCGCAGGAATGGATCGTCAGTTCGATGATGGTGGGCGCGGCGATCGGCGCGCTCGGCGCGGGCTGGCTCTCGTATCGTCTCGGACGCCGTTATGCACTGGCGATCGCGGCCGTGCTCTTCATCGTGGGGTCGTTGTGGTCGGGCTTTGCGGTCAACCCCGCTCATCTGATCGCCGCGCGTCTGGTGCTCGGACTCGCGGTCGGCATGGCGTCGTTCACCGCGCCGCTGTACTTGTCGGAAGTGGCGCCGCGACAGGTGCGCGGGGCCATGATCTCAACCTATCAACTGATGATTACCGTCGGCATTCTGGCCGCGTTTCTGTCGAACATCGGGCTTTCCTATATCGCCGACTGGCGATGGATGTTGGGCGTCATCGCAATCCCCGCTGCGTTCTTTCTGATGGGCGTACTCGCCCTCCCCGACAGTCCGCGCTGGCTGCTTCAGCGAAACCGCGGCGACGAAGCACGCGCCGTGCTGCAACGTCTCTACGGCAATCCGGCCGACGTTCAGGCCGAACTCGAACAGGTCAACGAGGACAACACGCGCCCGCAACGTGGATGGAGTCTGCTGCGCAGCAATCTGAACTTTCGGCGTTCGGTGATGCTCGGCATCGTGCTGCAAGTGTTCCAGCAACTCACCGGCATCAACGTGGTGATGTACTACGCGCCGCGCATCTTCGAGCTGGCCGGCTTCGCAACGCACGAGCAACAATTGTGGGCGACGGTCATCGTCGGACTCGTGAATGTCGTGGCGACGTTCGGCGCGATTGCCTTCGTCGATCGCTGGGGCCGCAAGCCGATCCTCTATGCGGGCTGCGCCGTGATGGCATTCGGCATGTGCTCGCTCGGGATTCTGCTGCATGCCGGTGTGGCGGGCCTCGTAGCACAGAGTCTGGCCGTCGCGGCACTGCTGCTTTTCATCGCCGGATTCGCGATGTCAGCCGGTCCGCTCGTCTGGATTCTCTGCTCGGAGATTCAACCGCAGCAGGGACGCGACTTCGGCATCGCCGTGTCCACGCTCGTCAACTGGGTGGCCAACATGGTCGTCGCGGCCACGTTCCTCAGTCTGCTGTCCACGGTCGGCGAAGCCAACACGTTCGTGCTGTATGCGATCTTGAACGTGATCTTCGGGATCGTCGTGTTCTTCTATGTGCCCGAGACTCGCGGCGTATCGCTCGAAAAGCTCGGCAACGATCTGATGGCCGGCAAACGCCTGCGTGATCTCGGCAAGGCAAGCTGA
- a CDS encoding CaiB/BaiF CoA transferase family protein — translation MSGPLSGVTILDISTVVAGPLATMHLADQGANVIKVEPPGGDINRRSRQKVSENGQFSALFISTNHGKRSIALDLKNAEAMAAFRKLLLKADVLVQNFRPGTTEKLGIGWEDVRKINPRTIYVSITGVGDDGPYVRKRIYDPMIQALSGMADIQSEQTTRRPQMIRTILADKTTSIFAAQAITAALFAREKTGLGQHIRLSLLGTMLSFLWPEAMMQYTVVGRESTAAATNVGPDLVFETRDGFMTVGTISDAEWKGFCDAVERPELKEDERFATAEFRNLNSTERINIMAAILREGERDEWLRRLDRADVPCAPVLRRNEIIDNEQVRAMHLVQTLEQPFVGEVRQPSPAARFDDTPSAIRGPAPGIGQHTRDILSEVGLSDAQIEGLITSGAARAG, via the coding sequence ATGTCCGGACCTCTTAGCGGCGTCACCATACTGGATATTTCGACCGTGGTGGCCGGCCCGCTCGCCACCATGCATCTCGCCGATCAGGGCGCGAACGTGATCAAGGTCGAGCCGCCCGGTGGCGATATCAATCGCCGCAGTCGTCAGAAAGTCAGCGAAAACGGGCAGTTTTCCGCGCTTTTTATTTCGACCAATCACGGCAAGCGTTCGATTGCGCTGGATCTGAAGAATGCGGAAGCGATGGCCGCGTTTCGCAAGCTGCTTCTGAAAGCCGACGTGCTCGTGCAGAATTTTCGTCCCGGCACGACCGAGAAGCTCGGCATCGGCTGGGAAGATGTTCGCAAGATCAATCCACGCACGATTTATGTGTCGATCACCGGCGTCGGCGACGATGGCCCGTATGTACGAAAACGCATCTACGATCCGATGATTCAGGCGCTCTCCGGCATGGCCGACATTCAGTCGGAGCAGACCACACGACGCCCGCAGATGATCCGTACGATTCTCGCGGACAAGACGACTTCGATCTTTGCCGCACAAGCGATCACAGCCGCGCTTTTCGCGCGTGAAAAAACCGGGCTCGGTCAGCACATCAGGTTGTCGTTGCTCGGCACGATGCTGTCGTTCCTCTGGCCCGAAGCCATGATGCAGTACACGGTGGTCGGCCGCGAGAGCACCGCGGCCGCAACCAATGTAGGACCGGATCTCGTGTTCGAGACGCGCGACGGTTTCATGACGGTCGGAACGATTTCGGATGCCGAGTGGAAAGGCTTCTGCGATGCAGTCGAACGTCCCGAACTCAAGGAGGATGAGCGCTTCGCCACGGCTGAATTCCGCAATCTGAACAGCACCGAGCGCATCAACATCATGGCGGCGATTCTGCGTGAAGGTGAACGCGACGAGTGGCTGCGTCGTCTTGATCGCGCAGACGTGCCTTGCGCCCCCGTATTGCGGCGCAACGAGATCATCGACAACGAACAGGTCCGCGCGATGCATCTGGTGCAGACGCTCGAGCAGCCGTTCGTCGGCGAGGTGCGCCAGCCATCGCCTGCTGCGCGCTTCGACGATACGCCTTCTGCCATTCGCGGACCCGCGCCCGGTATCGGCCAGCACACGCGCGACATCCTGTCCGAAGTTGGACTGAGCGACGCGCAAATCGAAGGGCTGATCACATCGGGGGCGGCGCGAGCGGGCTGA
- a CDS encoding glutathione S-transferase family protein, with the protein MEETELTLWGMGTVRNLRVHWMLMEMGLDYTFYPVHPRSGETYTDEFLKINPRHKVPVLRHRDVVVTESAAIIGYVSEAFAPPPGIYVPANPQARAKLNEWCFFIMTEFDAHTLYVIRRHTTFSSLYGESPTACKAAKEYFMDQLRAIAPMIDDNGFLLGGKLSCADILLTTCIDWAIEYSFELPPNIVAYHEQHSNRPAYKGAFRKTFMDPASIPDLMRIPR; encoded by the coding sequence ATGGAGGAGACAGAGCTGACCCTGTGGGGCATGGGCACGGTACGTAATCTCAGAGTCCACTGGATGCTCATGGAGATGGGACTGGATTACACCTTCTACCCGGTACATCCGCGCAGCGGTGAAACCTACACGGATGAATTCCTGAAGATCAATCCGCGTCACAAGGTACCGGTGCTTCGGCATCGGGATGTCGTGGTCACGGAGAGCGCGGCCATTATCGGCTACGTCAGCGAAGCGTTCGCACCGCCGCCCGGCATCTATGTGCCAGCTAATCCGCAAGCGCGCGCCAAGCTGAACGAGTGGTGCTTTTTCATCATGACGGAGTTCGACGCGCACACGCTCTATGTGATCCGTCGCCATACGACGTTTTCGAGTCTCTATGGCGAATCGCCGACTGCGTGCAAGGCTGCGAAGGAATACTTCATGGACCAGTTGCGGGCGATCGCGCCGATGATCGACGACAACGGGTTCCTACTCGGCGGCAAGCTCAGTTGCGCGGATATTCTTCTGACCACGTGCATCGACTGGGCGATCGAATATAGCTTCGAGTTGCCGCCGAATATCGTCGCGTATCACGAACAGCATTCGAATCGTCCTGCCTACAAGGGCGCGTTCAGAAAGACATTCATGGATCCCGCAAGCATTCCCGATCTCATGCGCATCCCGAGATAG
- a CDS encoding glutathione S-transferase family protein, protein MTHIPYELFGARTGNCIRVAIAFEEAGLPYTIRLVDMKQKEHQSAEFMALNPSGKVPVMIDRSRGPEHAPLVLTQSNAILYHLADLAPERLLGSRESRPRAHERFFFFLTDVILPSHAAFWLRTEDSANVARRILNDRAMHAIRLAERFASENAFLGGDTFGLADIAAVTIVHAYERELEWDALPALRRWYEAAMKRPSVARGMRAFDD, encoded by the coding sequence ATGACGCACATTCCTTATGAGTTGTTCGGTGCCCGCACAGGAAACTGTATTCGGGTTGCCATTGCCTTCGAGGAAGCCGGGCTTCCCTATACGATCCGGCTCGTCGATATGAAGCAGAAGGAGCATCAGTCCGCCGAGTTCATGGCATTGAACCCTTCTGGGAAGGTGCCGGTCATGATCGACCGCAGTCGCGGCCCCGAGCACGCACCGCTGGTCCTTACACAGTCGAACGCCATCCTGTACCACCTTGCCGATCTCGCGCCTGAGAGATTGCTCGGCTCGCGCGAGTCGCGCCCCCGCGCGCATGAGCGATTCTTCTTCTTTCTCACGGACGTGATCTTGCCAAGCCACGCCGCGTTCTGGCTTCGCACTGAAGACTCCGCGAACGTTGCGAGAAGAATCCTGAACGACCGGGCGATGCACGCGATTCGTCTCGCTGAACGCTTTGCATCGGAGAATGCGTTCCTCGGTGGAGACACGTTTGGATTGGCGGATATCGCTGCGGTCACGATCGTTCACGCGTACGAACGTGAGCTGGAATGGGATGCGTTGCCCGCATTAAGACGCTGGTATGAAGCCGCCATGAAGCGGCCTTCGGTGGCGCGAGGAATGCGCGCATTCGACGATTGA